GGAGATCTTCATGTGCTCTCTTCGGTCCATTCCGGCCATGACCACGATACTTCAGGGTCCACTCTACCAACAAAATCATGAAAGGGGCTGCCTTCATAGCCTCCAACAAACGGCTCGACTTCATTGCAGACTGCGACCATGCAATCGATGAATTTTCGGTATATCTCAGGCTTCTTCACATCCTCTCCATATTGGCGATAAGCCTGCCGTGCCAGGGAGCTGCCTGTTCCAGCTGATAGGCTAACCCGAGCAGCAGGGCTTCTTCACCTCGGCGGGCGGCGAAGTGAGATCCGCAGGGCATGCCGTCGGGCAACTGGAACAGAGGCACAGACATGGCCGGCATGCCTGCAATGTTGTGCACGGGTGTGAATCCGGCAAACACTTCTGTACGTCGGATGAGTTCCTCCCGTCCGAGAGTCGGAGCCAGAAAGCCGATCTCGGGCGTTGGAATGCCTGTGACCGGACTCAGGAAGATATCACATTCCGGAGCATACCGTTGCATGAGAAGGGACGTCCTCTGAAACAGCTCTGCAGGAAGGCTCCGGGCCTCGATGGATAACGATCGATACCATTCGATCAGCGACAGTGTGAACGGCTCAAGCATCGACTCGACGCCGATGGGTCCGACGATGCCTTCCATGAATCGGGCGACTCCGTCCATGGCTGCGCCTGCAGCCGTAAAAAAAGCGTCGGAGAGTCCTCGACCATCCACGGCAGGCGGTGCAATGGGTCGCACATCATGACCGAGCTCTTCGCAGAGTCTCACTGTTTTCAGGAGAATGTCTTCGATTTCCGCCGGGACGTCGGCGCCGAGAAGCGTACGACTATAGTATCCGATCCGAAGCGGGCGGACTTTCGGATTGCCCAAATGCGTGACCGAATGATCGGATGAAGACTGAACCGGGCTCTCGATGAAGCCGACTGGAGGATAACCCTTTTCCTTCTTCTCAAAAAGATCGAGAAAGGCGGCGCTATCACGCACGGAGCGCGTCACGACGTGATCGACGACAAGATCCGAGAAGTCGTTCGTATAAAAGGATGTGGGAACGATGCGCCCGTTAGACGGCTTGAATCCGAACAGGCCGCAGGCCGAGGCCGGGATGCGAATGGAACCGCCGCCGTCGTTTGCATGAGCAAGAGGCACCATACCCGCTGCAACGGCGGCTGCCGATCCGCCCGACGATCCCGTCGCCGAACGAGCGGCGTTCCAGGGGTTTCGACTAACGCCCGATAGCAGCGATTCGGTGCTGCCCAGCAGTCCGAACTCCGACGTCGTCGTCTTGCCAAGCATGCGCAGGTTCGCTTCCTGAATCCGCGCCGTAAACGGAGAAACCTCGTCGGTCTGATTCATCCTGAAAAGGCGCGATCCGAATGTCAGCGGCATGCCCGGATACGAGATCAGATCTTTAACAAGAAAGGGCACTCCTCCGAGTCGGCCTTCAGGAACCTGATCATCAACGGATTGCAACGCCTGCTCAAAGCGAGTTGCCGTGAGAGCATGGATCTGTGGCTCGATGCGTTCGATGCGCCGAATAGTCGCCTCAAGTAGCTCTCGCGGCGATAACTCGCCCCTCTTTAGCAGATCGGCCTGCCCGACTCCGTCATACTTCCAGATTTCGTTCATCCTGCTCCTCCTCAGTATCAAGACTCCATCAGAAGTCTTATGAGACCATCTATAACAGAAAGAGCGCGAAGAACGCCTTAACCGCGGTTAAGATTTTGCCGTTTCTTTGGGAAAAGTCAGTTTTTGTGATCAATGTTACATACCCTCTTTCCGGATTTCTGTATGCTCCTTCTTATCACATCAAGGAGTTTTGTATGAAGCTTTTTATCGA
This region of Leptonema illini DSM 21528 genomic DNA includes:
- a CDS encoding amidase family protein, with translation MNEIWKYDGVGQADLLKRGELSPRELLEATIRRIERIEPQIHALTATRFEQALQSVDDQVPEGRLGGVPFLVKDLISYPGMPLTFGSRLFRMNQTDEVSPFTARIQEANLRMLGKTTTSEFGLLGSTESLLSGVSRNPWNAARSATGSSGGSAAAVAAGMVPLAHANDGGGSIRIPASACGLFGFKPSNGRIVPTSFYTNDFSDLVVDHVVTRSVRDSAAFLDLFEKKEKGYPPVGFIESPVQSSSDHSVTHLGNPKVRPLRIGYYSRTLLGADVPAEIEDILLKTVRLCEELGHDVRPIAPPAVDGRGLSDAFFTAAGAAMDGVARFMEGIVGPIGVESMLEPFTLSLIEWYRSLSIEARSLPAELFQRTSLLMQRYAPECDIFLSPVTGIPTPEIGFLAPTLGREELIRRTEVFAGFTPVHNIAGMPAMSVPLFQLPDGMPCGSHFAARRGEEALLLGLAYQLEQAAPWHGRLIANMERM